TCTTTTCTACCTGGACCATGTCCTGAACTTGCCTGTATGTTTCATCACAGATCAGGATCTGATTTTTTCCGACAAAGCGTTCCAGTCTTGATGCCATATTTACAGGGGGACCGAAAACTGTATACTCCCTTTTCCTCGAAGAACCGAATATCCCCGCCATTCCCTTTTTTCTGTAATTCAGCAAAAACCTGTTCAGACACAAACTGCTTCAACCGCTTCTTGATATTATATTACTGAACCTGTGCCCCCAGCTCAATGTTTTCAAAAGGCTTTGTTAGAAACCCTTCTATGCCCGCATTGAGAGCTTCAATAGCGATCTCCATGATGGCATAACCGGAAGCATTATCCTGGTGATCTCGGGATTAATCCTCCCTGTTTCTTTGAGTGTTTACACGCCATCAATGCCAGGCACCTTAAAATCGGAGATCACCGTTTCTATGTTTTTACCGATATTCTGAACAATCATGATAGCTTCCTTTCAATTGGCTGCCAGGAAGATCAAATAACAAC
The window above is part of the Syntrophales bacterium genome. Proteins encoded here:
- a CDS encoding adenylate/guanylate cyclase domain-containing protein, whose protein sequence is MAGIFGSSRKREYTVFGPPVNMASRLERFVGKNQILICDETYRQVQDMVQVEKMALLPIKGIERRFDVSSVIGKI